Proteins from a single region of Natrinema salifodinae:
- a CDS encoding glycoside hydrolase family 32 protein, producing MKEESMKESSELSRRRMIQTVGAGLLSTVALGSASSSVSATESVSEDVEDPHPWRPEYHFSPSEGWMNDPNGLVYHEGIFHLFYQAGADRRRWDHATSTDLINWTEHGTKVPDTESMQAFSGGAVIDTENTAGFGEDALVAMYTGHHDEGFEDQRIAYSTDNGETVHNYAKNPVIESDEDNFRDPKPFWYEPDESWRMVVGRVEGTEDRPAGIEIYSSENLLDWTYESTYVDEGDNGWECPSLFEHPVEGTDETKWIIPISPIELRSVEYHIGDFDGTEFIVEEIIRADYGYDFYATQRWGNAPDDDGLNITWMGNWEYAMDAPDPGWQGAMTIPRTITLRKENGSLEVLQHPAKEITKTRQETLAKLCSERITPGRDPLEGTNVEGRTLEIDATIDPQSAEKVGLRVREGEDQQSVVTYDAGEEELRFNRSNSGEFFEDGFYDETTTSLERRDDGTIKLHVLVDRSSVEIFANDGQKTMTNLIYPDWESTEVSLFSENGSAQLEHLVAYDLCTTDNV from the coding sequence ATGAAGGAGGAATCGATGAAAGAGTCATCGGAACTCAGCCGTCGGAGGATGATTCAGACGGTAGGAGCTGGTCTTTTGTCAACTGTAGCACTCGGCAGTGCCAGTAGCAGTGTTTCGGCAACAGAGAGCGTATCTGAAGATGTAGAAGACCCGCATCCGTGGCGGCCAGAATATCACTTCTCCCCCTCTGAAGGGTGGATGAACGATCCGAATGGACTAGTCTATCACGAAGGTATCTTCCACCTGTTCTATCAAGCGGGTGCGGATCGACGACGTTGGGATCATGCGACAAGCACGGACCTCATCAACTGGACTGAACATGGAACGAAGGTTCCCGATACTGAATCGATGCAGGCCTTCTCCGGCGGGGCAGTTATTGACACGGAGAACACCGCAGGATTCGGTGAGGATGCGTTAGTTGCCATGTATACTGGCCACCATGATGAGGGGTTCGAGGACCAACGGATTGCCTACAGTACAGATAACGGTGAGACGGTCCATAACTATGCAAAGAATCCAGTAATTGAGAGCGATGAGGATAATTTCCGCGATCCAAAGCCGTTCTGGTACGAGCCAGACGAAAGTTGGAGAATGGTTGTTGGCCGGGTTGAGGGAACCGAAGACCGGCCAGCAGGAATTGAGATCTATAGTTCGGAAAATCTGCTCGATTGGACCTACGAGAGCACATATGTAGACGAGGGCGATAACGGATGGGAATGTCCAAGTCTCTTTGAACATCCAGTCGAAGGAACGGATGAGACGAAGTGGATCATTCCCATTTCACCGATCGAACTGCGATCCGTTGAATACCATATCGGTGATTTCGACGGAACGGAGTTCATTGTCGAGGAAATCATTAGGGCGGATTACGGATACGACTTCTATGCTACTCAACGCTGGGGGAATGCACCAGACGACGACGGACTGAACATCACCTGGATGGGGAACTGGGAATATGCGATGGATGCACCGGATCCAGGTTGGCAGGGAGCGATGACGATACCGCGAACAATCACCCTCCGAAAGGAGAATGGCTCTCTCGAAGTCCTCCAGCATCCAGCGAAAGAGATCACTAAAACACGACAAGAAACGCTGGCAAAACTGTGTTCAGAAAGGATTACACCGGGTAGAGACCCGTTAGAAGGAACGAATGTAGAAGGCCGTACACTCGAGATCGATGCCACTATTGATCCACAGAGTGCCGAAAAAGTCGGACTCCGTGTTCGAGAGGGAGAAGATCAACAGAGTGTAGTCACATATGACGCAGGAGAGGAGGAGTTACGGTTTAACCGGTCGAATTCAGGCGAATTCTTCGAGGATGGGTTCTACGATGAAACAACCACCTCGTTAGAAAGACGTGACGATGGGACGATTAAACTCCACGTCCTTGTCGACCGGTCTTCGGTCGAAATCTTTGCTAACGATGGACAGAAAACAATGACGAATTTAATTTATCCTGACTGGGAAAGCACCGAGGTCTCTCTGTTCTCAGAAAACGGATCCGCACAACTCGAGCATCTGGTAGCCTACGATCTCTGTACGACTGACAACGTATAG